A stretch of Pristiophorus japonicus isolate sPriJap1 chromosome 10, sPriJap1.hap1, whole genome shotgun sequence DNA encodes these proteins:
- the irs2b gene encoding insulin receptor substrate 2 gives MASPPIVKGGLGGYLCPIKVKKCGYLKKQKHGHKRFFVLRERSGDCPARLEYYENEKKWRNKSSAKRVIPLECCLNINKRADAKHKYLIALYTKDEYFAVAADSDQEQESWFSALTDLLNEDKLVPDASSLSLQREELCYGLITPASAVYKEVWQVNLKPKGLGQAKNLTGFYMLCLSSKSMGFVKLNSEVPSVSLQLMNIRRCGHSENFFFIEVGRSASTGPGELWMQVDDSVVAQHIHETILEAMKAMKELCEFRPRSKSQSSGSNPITVPTRRHLNNLPPSQTGLQRRSRTDSIATSSPANKITSCRMRTASEGDSSMCRPESVTGSPISPGMVRTHFSRSNTMSRNSRVIQHNSLHHSRSMSMPMSHSPPSATSPVSLSSSSGHGSASDTIPRPSSASASVSGSPSDGGFISFDEYGSSPGDLRHYVGNRSNTPESLTDTPPVREGNELYGYMLMGRHGQCNRSCYRTARDESTELEKGYRKRTYSLTTPCRQRATSQVSSVSLDEYTLMKATCMGSSGPLSYAASPKVTYNPYPEDYCDIEIGSQKSSGCSNLGDDGYMPMTPGVAPAPNKSDDYMPMSPKSVSAPKQIINPRSHSEVNVNGYKNISPPESCSPDTSGYMRMWCGSKLSGESSDGKFTNDEYMNMSPVDRCASITPPDYFFNPVSDELPKLSYSFYSLPRSYKPQCQKNGENDHYVLMNSPGSVILEEPTLNIKSSTSCVVSHAAHSPVRQIRTDCFVYRARAMRPTRLSLDMLRAKTLPSTNEHPLPPEPKSPGEYINIDFNNKLVYAPPSVSLESSLSSLNSGNVQRRSPVSDYININPNSQSPKSAIVTVSSFDAVAPMSCSSRSHPNDIYLKGQVGTSCLSNPLEDETDYTEMTFRIATTPPLPVSPKHESTQVASATTGVKRLSLIDQMPGVEVFMIPSLPLDPNRGAKVIRADPQGRRRHSSETFSSTTTVTPVSPSFAHDPKRHSSASFENVSLRKNDEADEEQGSPMCRKTSTGFQNGLNYIALDLMDDDLMRCEKIARCRSTPQPKGSINGIDTSTYASIDFVSSNFD, from the coding sequence ATGGCAAGTCCGCCAATAGTAAAAGGGGGGTTAGGAGGATACCTCTGCCCCATTAAGGTGAAGAAATGTGGCTACTTGAAGAAGCAGAAACATGGGCACAAGAGGTTTTTCGTGCTGAGGGAGCGGAGCGGGGACTGCCCGGCCAGGCTGGAGTACTACGAGAATGAGAAGAAGTGGAGGAACAAGTCGTCGGCGAAGAGAGTCATTCCTTTGGAGTGTTGCCTGAACATCAACAAGAGAGCGGACGCCAAGCACAAATACCTCATCGCCCTCTACACTAAGGACGAGTACTTTGCGGTGGCGGCggacagcgatcaggagcaggagagCTGGTTCAGCGCCCTCACCGACCTGCTCAATGAAGACAAGCTGGTGCCCGACGCGTCCTCGCTGTCGCTGCAGCGAGAGGAGCTCTGTTACGGTCTGATCACCCCCGCATCTGCGGTTTACAAGGAAGTGTGGCAAGTCAACCTGAAGCCTAAAGGCTTGGGGCAAGCCAAAaacctcaccggcttttacatgctGTGCCTTTCCAGTAAGAGCATGGGCTTCGTGAAACTCAATTCCGAGGTCCCCTCTGTCAGCCTGCAACTGATGAACATCAGGAGGTGTGGGCACTCGGAGAATTTCTTCTTCATTGAAGTGGGCAGGTCGGCATCTACTGGTCCCGGGGAGCTGTGGATGCAGGTGGATGACTCGGTGGTGGCTCAGCACATCCACGAAACCATTCTAGAAGCTATGAAAGCCATGAAAGAGTTGTGTGAATTCCGGCCCAGGAGCAAGAGTCAATCCTCAGGTTCCAATCCCATCACCGTGCCCACCAGGAGACACCTGAATAACCTGCCCCCCAGTCAGACCGGTCTTCAGAGGAGATCACGGACTGACAGCATCGCGACCTCTTCGCCAGCCAATAAAATCACATCGTGTCGCATGAGGACAGCCAGCGAAGGTGATAGCTCCATGTGCAGACCAGAATCTGTAACTGGCAGTCCCATCAGCCCCGGGATGGTGAGAACACACTTCAGCCGTTCAAATACTATGTCTAGAAATTCAAGAGTGATCCAGCACAATTCTCTTCACCATAGCCGATCGATGTCTATGCCAATGTCCCATTCACCCCCATCTGCCACAAGTCCGGTGAGTCTGTCATCTAGTAGCGGCCATGGGTCTGCATCGGACACCATACCTCGGCCATCCAGTGCCAGTGCATCCGTTTCAGGCTCCCCAAGCGATGGCGGGTTTATTTCCTTTGATGAGTACGGTTCTAGTCCCGGGGACTTAAGGCATTATGTGGGGAACAGAAGTAACACACCAGAGTCCCTTACTGATACACCACCTGTTCGAGAAGGCAACGAGTTGTATGGGTATATGTTGATGGGAAGACATGGCCAGTGTAACCGCAGCTGTTATCGGACGGCGAGGGATGAAAGTACAGAATTGGAGAAGGGCTACAGGAAAAGAACTTACTCTTTAACGACTCCATGCCGACAGAGAGCCACATCACAGGTTTCTTCAGTTTCATTAGATGAATATACCTTAATGAAAGCTACCTGTATGGGCAGCTCAGGACCTCTGTCATATGCTGCCTCTCCCAAAGTAACCTACAATCCTTATCCAGAAGATTATTGTGACATTGAAATAGGGTCCCAAAAGAGCTCAGGATGCAGTAACCTCGGTGATGATGGTTACATGCCAATGACTCCTGGAGTGGCACCTGCACCTAACAAAAGTGACGACTACATGCCAATGAGCCCCAAAAGTGTTTCTGCCCCAAAGCAAATAATTAATCCACGATCGCATTCCGAAGTGAATGTAAATGGATACAAGAACATTTCACCTCCCGAGAGCTGCTCGCCAGATACAAGTGGATACATGCGAATGTGGTGTGGGTCAAAGCTATCGGGGGAGAGTTCCGATGGAAAGTTCACCAATGATGAATATATGAACATGTCTCCTGTTGACCGCTGTGCATCAATTACTCCTCCAGACTACTTCTTCAACCCTGTAAGTGATGAACTTCCCAAACTCAGCTACTCCTTTTACTCATTACCCCGATCTTATAAACCTCAGTGTCAGAAGAATGGAGAAAATGATCACTACGTTCTGATGAATTCGCCAGGTAGTGTGATTCTTGAAGAGCCAACGCTTAATATAAAGTCTAGCACATCTTGTGTAGTCAGTCATGCAGCACATTCACCGGTGAGACAAATTCGGACTGACTGTTTTGTGTATAGAGCAAGAGCTATGAGACCAACCAGATTGTCACTGGACATGCTAAGAGCCAAAACATTACCAAGTACAAATGAGCATCCTTTACCACCTGAACCGAAAAGCCCAGGAGAATATATCAATATAGACTTCAACAACAAACTTGTATATGCCCCACCGTCTGTGTCACTAGAAAGTTCCTTATCTTCCCTGAACTCTGGGAATGTTCAGAGAAGGTCGCCAGTGTCTGATTACATAAACATCAATCCTAACTCACAGTCGCCAAAAAGTGCAATTGTTACTGTCAGTTCCTTTGATGCAGTTGCACCAATGTCATGCTCCAGCAGAAGTCACCCAAATGACATTTACCTAAAAGGTCAGGTTGGGACATCTTGCCTCTCAAACCCTTTAGAAGATGAGACGGATTATACAGAAATGACATTTAGAATCGCCACAACACCGCCGCTACCAGTTTCACCAAAACACGAAAGTACCCAAGTGGCTAGCGCTACCACAGGTGTGAAAAGACTTTCCCTGATTGACCAAATGCCTGGGGTAGAGGTATTCATGATTCCGAGCCTGCCACTAGATCCCAATCGGGGCGCTAAAGTCATCCGTGCTGACCCCCAGGGACGAAGACGACATAGTTCAGAGACATTCTCTTCTACAACAACTGTCACACCTGTTTCGCCTTCATTTGCTCATGATCCCAAGAGGCACAGTTCTGCTTCGTTTGAAAATGTTTCTCTCAGAAAGAATGACGAAGCCGACGAGGAACAAGGAAGCCCGATGTGCCGCAAAACCTCCACCGGTTTCCAGAACGGGCTGAATTACATTGCCTTAGATTTAATGGATGATGATTTGATGAGATGCGAGAAAATAGCACGATGCCGATCAACTCCTCAGCCCAAAGGAAGTATTAATGGTATAGATACGAGCACCTATGCCAGCATAGACTTTGTGTCATCGAATTTCGACTGA